One genomic window of uncultured delta proteobacterium includes the following:
- a CDS encoding Bacteriophage CI repressor helix-turn-helix domain protein → MVIPFDAFFRRVAESTDIATQMDLARALGVNRSAITQAKLRDAVPSKWILALSRRYGISPDWLEFGTKAPEHQRTPQREQRPPLALPDVSLETVLVPKVRATLCAGGGSLELEAVPVSEHPLPRAWLSRMGQPNAMVFMDVIGNSMEPGIRDGDMVLVDQSRTEMAAKTVLAVGYEDAIFIKRLEKRSNGLAMLSDNPEYGPVEIAGDELASFRVIGKVVWLCRDCRYA, encoded by the coding sequence ATGGTAATCCCTTTTGACGCCTTTTTCCGCAGGGTTGCGGAAAGTACGGACATCGCGACGCAGATGGACCTGGCGCGCGCGCTCGGGGTTAACCGTTCGGCCATAACCCAGGCCAAACTCAGGGATGCCGTCCCGTCCAAATGGATACTGGCGCTTTCCCGCCGCTACGGCATTTCCCCGGACTGGCTCGAATTCGGCACAAAAGCGCCGGAGCATCAACGGACGCCCCAGCGTGAACAGCGCCCTCCCCTTGCCCTGCCGGACGTTTCCCTCGAAACCGTTTTGGTTCCCAAGGTGCGGGCCACGCTGTGCGCGGGCGGCGGGTCTCTGGAGCTAGAGGCCGTGCCGGTTTCCGAACACCCTCTTCCGCGCGCCTGGCTCTCCCGGATGGGACAGCCAAACGCCATGGTGTTCATGGACGTTATCGGCAACAGTATGGAACCGGGCATACGCGACGGGGATATGGTGCTTGTGGATCAATCGCGCACGGAAATGGCGGCCAAGACGGTCCTCGCGGTCGGCTATGAGGATGCCATTTTTATAAAACGGCTGGAAAAACGATCAAACGGCCTTGCCATGCTTTCCGACAACCCGGAATACGGGCCGGTGGAAATCGCCGGGGATGAACTGGCTTCGTTCAGAGTCATCGGCAAGGTCGTATGGCTCTGCCGCGACTGCCGGTACGCCTGA
- a CDS encoding Tetratricopeptide domain protein, translating into MAFLRALQSLFRKQAPPVRPGEGERPAYRDTLSVINDLSRLVRNDPEAVDIYLALGNLFRAQGDIERAVLIREGLIARPSLNTQFKARAYFELGQDYYRAGVVDRALAAFREAARLGYSQSAVTAELADLFAYAGDFEKAADEYGRLKHYLAQAHYLVRQAREFFDTGDTAKTEKLLKRALKLYPSSVEAWNESIRMAILAKSARKAGALLERALDRVAPHLRFLLLDALLETLAEPAAPSLTTSEADGGTARPDPAPFVREVCEAVIPILEKQDPHILIHYYGALLLQRAGDADNVDVWLAKALVVQPHFWAARLQSLALSVQKHELPPVVGMQVTYLADELKHISRFVCTVCGFREKRVFYRCRRCGSWHSLAFRLSLQQ; encoded by the coding sequence GTGGCTTTTCTGAGAGCCTTACAGTCCCTTTTCAGAAAACAGGCCCCTCCCGTCCGGCCGGGCGAAGGTGAACGGCCAGCCTACAGAGACACCCTTTCCGTCATCAACGACCTTTCCCGCCTTGTCCGGAACGACCCCGAAGCCGTCGATATTTACCTCGCGCTCGGCAACCTCTTCCGGGCGCAGGGCGATATCGAACGCGCGGTGTTAATCCGGGAAGGCCTCATCGCGCGGCCCAGCCTGAACACCCAGTTCAAGGCCCGGGCCTATTTCGAACTCGGGCAGGATTATTACCGCGCGGGCGTCGTGGACCGCGCGCTGGCGGCGTTCCGCGAAGCCGCCAGGCTTGGCTATTCGCAGAGCGCCGTCACGGCCGAGCTCGCGGATCTGTTCGCCTATGCCGGAGATTTTGAAAAAGCCGCCGATGAATACGGCCGCTTGAAGCATTATTTGGCTCAGGCTCATTACCTTGTGCGGCAGGCCAGGGAATTTTTCGACACCGGGGACACGGCCAAAACCGAGAAGCTGCTGAAGCGGGCGTTAAAACTCTATCCCAGCTCCGTTGAGGCTTGGAACGAAAGCATCCGCATGGCGATCCTGGCCAAATCCGCGCGCAAGGCCGGCGCGCTTCTGGAGCGGGCCCTCGACCGCGTGGCCCCGCACCTGCGCTTTCTCCTTCTGGATGCGTTGCTCGAAACTCTGGCGGAACCTGCCGCTCCCTCCCTCACAACCAGCGAGGCGGACGGCGGTACCGCCAGGCCGGACCCGGCGCCGTTCGTCCGGGAGGTTTGCGAGGCCGTCATCCCGATACTGGAAAAGCAGGACCCGCATATTCTTATCCACTACTACGGCGCGTTGCTGTTGCAGCGCGCGGGCGATGCCGACAACGTGGACGTGTGGCTGGCGAAAGCCCTGGTCGTGCAGCCCCACTTCTGGGCGGCCCGCTTGCAGTCCCTTGCTCTGTCGGTGCAAAAACACGAGCTTCCCCCGGTCGTCGGCATGCAGGTCACCTACCTTGCCGACGAGCTCAAGCATATCTCGCGCTTTGTCTGCACGGTCTGCGGCTTCCGTGAAAAACGGGTCTTTTACCGCTGCCGGCGTTGCGGCAGCTGGCATTCCCTTGCGTTCCGCCTCTCCCTCCAGCAATAA
- a CDS encoding Histidine triad (HIT) protein — MRFLKALWLTVFFFCSLIFFIQNNDVLSQKMTLKFDFYYFDYVWTNTAVPFFFVILVAFVAGALVTLGYLVMDRMRLKMELSRCRRVVRKQEKELKKLRSIPLEPTPIPELPEAEKTNAA, encoded by the coding sequence ATGCGTTTTTTGAAGGCACTTTGGCTGACGGTTTTCTTCTTCTGTTCCCTCATCTTTTTTATTCAGAACAACGACGTATTGTCGCAAAAGATGACCCTCAAATTTGACTTCTACTATTTCGACTACGTCTGGACGAACACGGCCGTGCCCTTCTTCTTTGTCATCCTGGTGGCGTTCGTCGCCGGGGCCCTGGTGACGCTGGGGTACCTCGTCATGGACAGAATGCGCCTGAAAATGGAACTTAGCCGCTGCCGCCGGGTTGTCCGCAAGCAGGAAAAAGAGCTGAAAAAACTGCGGTCCATTCCGCTGGAACCCACGCCGATTCCCGAACTTCCCGAAGCGGAAAAGACCAACGCCGCGTAA
- a CDS encoding conserved hypothetical protein (Evidence 4 : Homologs of previously reported genes of unknown function) produces MQQRFCSCGAGVWVRYFFANAFWLAFFYRGDGGDISTTVCPKCGRALDIEHLR; encoded by the coding sequence ATGCAACAACGTTTTTGCTCATGCGGTGCCGGGGTCTGGGTACGCTACTTTTTCGCCAACGCGTTCTGGCTGGCCTTTTTCTATCGCGGCGACGGCGGCGATATCAGCACGACTGTCTGCCCCAAATGCGGCCGCGCGCTGGATATTGAGCACCTTCGCTAG
- a CDS encoding conserved hypothetical protein (Evidence 4 : Homologs of previously reported genes of unknown function) produces the protein MDILWSPWRMQYILGPKPDECVFCLPAEADASEDAERLVLHRGKTAFVIMNKYPYNAGHLLVVPFRHTMDYCGLTEEERAEIFALSQLCVTVLETASRPQGFNLGFNLGEAAGAGVKGHIHMHVVPRWNGDSSFIAVLGDVRSLPEHLERTYARLKPVFEELTHP, from the coding sequence ATGGATATCTTGTGGTCCCCCTGGCGCATGCAGTATATTCTCGGCCCCAAACCGGACGAATGCGTTTTCTGCCTTCCGGCGGAGGCGGATGCGAGTGAGGACGCGGAGCGCCTTGTGCTGCACCGTGGAAAAACGGCCTTTGTTATCATGAACAAATATCCGTATAATGCCGGACATCTCCTGGTGGTACCGTTCCGCCATACCATGGACTATTGCGGCTTGACGGAAGAAGAGCGCGCTGAAATTTTCGCCCTCAGCCAACTGTGCGTGACGGTTCTGGAAACTGCCTCGCGCCCGCAGGGCTTCAACCTGGGGTTCAACCTGGGGGAAGCCGCCGGAGCCGGGGTGAAGGGGCATATCCACATGCACGTCGTTCCGCGCTGGAACGGCGATTCCTCCTTTATCGCGGTGCTGGGCGATGTCCGCTCGCTCCCCGAGCATCTGGAGAGAACGTACGCCAGGCTGAAACCTGTTTTTGAGGAATTGACGCATCCTTAG
- the mutS gene encoding DNA mismatch repair protein MutS produces MIDTPSPDMPRQESGPDDSSQQPQKLTPMFAQYMNIKAEYPDALLFYRMGDFYELFFEDAHTAARELQITLTSRNPGNENAVPMCGVPHHAAENYLAVLLDKGYKVAVCEQIEDPKTAKGLVKRAVTRVLTPGTVVEDSGLEAKGHNYLGAIYWDEAKGSGGFAWVDYSTGEWSGLFSKRVADLWQWVLKLSPRELLIPDFAEEDFRLPEGVRLGGITPVRVPARSFFDAKRGAEKILQVQNVAELGALGLEDKDALVRACGALVSYLIQTQKHDLSHLKPFVPLSLGKHLVIDEISERNLEIFRRLDGKKGQGTLSHVLDFTLTPMGGRMLEERLRHPWREIAPIEETQDAVSYLLSGEGLRERLRTALSSVYDLERLSTRICLNRTSPKDFVALRQSLASLPLVRDALCSSASSGVYATADEASGHALPSAIARILDQWDDLADYAALLHKAVADNPPHVITEGGLFKPGFHRDLDELLDLAEHGEQKLQELLAKEQEETGVAKLRLGFNRVFGYYFETSRSQSENLPERFLRRQSLANAERMITPELKELEERILSASERRKSLEYALFQELRDTLAKARPRILFMGGLLAVLDYWQSLAEAARRWNWTKPRVHDGTDIVIREGRHPVVEAVQGKANFIPNDLRMDEARRLILITGPNMAGKSTVLRQTALMVILAQMGSFVPAAEAAIGLADRIFSRVGASDNLSQGQSTFMVEMMETARILRQAGKKSLVILDEIGRGTSTFDGMALAWAVVEELVRRGKGAVRTLFATHYHELTALEGRLPGVHNMNIAIREWGGEIVFLRRLVPGPADKSYGIEVARLAGVPQSVVQRARQILEALEKNRAAASGRETARAMEQLLPGFTAPEIKEPETLLPESFTSLPHPLLVTLRDLDPAHITPMRALELINEWKLLWGSSDQ; encoded by the coding sequence ATGATTGACACACCTTCTCCCGATATGCCCCGGCAGGAATCCGGCCCGGACGATTCTTCGCAACAGCCGCAAAAATTGACGCCCATGTTCGCGCAATACATGAACATCAAGGCGGAATACCCGGATGCCCTGCTCTTTTACCGCATGGGCGACTTCTACGAACTCTTCTTTGAAGATGCGCACACCGCAGCCCGCGAATTGCAGATAACCCTGACCTCCCGCAACCCCGGCAACGAAAATGCCGTGCCCATGTGCGGCGTGCCGCACCATGCGGCGGAAAACTACCTCGCCGTTCTTCTGGACAAGGGCTACAAGGTCGCGGTCTGTGAACAGATAGAAGACCCCAAAACCGCCAAGGGTTTGGTCAAACGCGCCGTCACCCGGGTGCTCACGCCGGGCACCGTGGTTGAGGATTCCGGCCTTGAGGCCAAGGGGCACAACTATCTCGGCGCCATATACTGGGACGAAGCCAAGGGCAGCGGCGGGTTTGCCTGGGTGGATTATTCCACCGGTGAGTGGTCCGGGCTGTTCAGTAAGCGGGTCGCCGACCTTTGGCAATGGGTGCTGAAACTTTCACCCCGCGAATTGCTCATCCCCGATTTCGCCGAGGAGGATTTCCGCCTCCCGGAAGGCGTTCGCCTGGGCGGCATAACGCCTGTCAGGGTCCCTGCCCGGAGCTTTTTCGACGCCAAACGCGGGGCGGAAAAAATCCTCCAGGTGCAGAACGTGGCGGAACTCGGCGCGCTCGGCCTTGAAGATAAGGACGCGCTCGTCAGGGCGTGCGGCGCCCTCGTCTCCTACCTTATCCAGACCCAGAAGCACGACCTCTCCCACCTCAAACCGTTTGTGCCCCTCTCTTTGGGCAAACATCTCGTCATTGACGAAATTTCCGAGCGCAACCTGGAAATATTCCGCCGCCTTGACGGTAAAAAGGGCCAGGGGACGCTCAGCCACGTCCTGGATTTCACCCTGACGCCCATGGGCGGCAGAATGCTTGAGGAGCGCCTCCGTCATCCGTGGCGCGAAATTGCCCCGATTGAGGAAACCCAGGACGCCGTATCGTACCTCCTGTCCGGTGAGGGCTTACGTGAACGGCTCCGGACCGCGCTGTCCTCTGTCTACGACCTGGAACGCCTCTCCACGCGCATCTGCCTGAACCGCACGTCCCCCAAGGATTTTGTGGCGCTGCGCCAAAGCCTTGCCTCGCTCCCTCTTGTCAGGGACGCGCTCTGCTCGTCGGCGTCCTCCGGGGTATACGCCACGGCGGACGAGGCTTCCGGCCATGCCCTGCCGTCCGCGATCGCCAGGATTCTCGACCAGTGGGACGACCTTGCAGATTACGCGGCTCTCCTGCACAAGGCCGTTGCGGACAACCCGCCGCACGTCATTACCGAGGGCGGGCTGTTCAAGCCGGGATTTCACCGGGACCTCGACGAACTGCTTGACCTTGCGGAGCACGGGGAGCAGAAGCTCCAGGAACTGCTGGCAAAAGAGCAGGAAGAGACGGGCGTTGCCAAGCTCCGCCTCGGTTTTAACCGTGTTTTCGGCTACTATTTTGAAACGAGCCGCTCCCAGAGTGAAAATTTGCCCGAACGGTTCCTGCGCCGCCAAAGCCTGGCCAATGCCGAGCGTATGATTACCCCGGAGTTGAAAGAGTTGGAGGAGCGAATCCTGTCCGCTTCCGAGCGGCGGAAAAGCCTGGAATATGCCCTTTTTCAGGAGCTGCGCGACACGCTTGCCAAAGCCCGCCCGCGCATTCTCTTCATGGGCGGCCTTCTGGCGGTGCTGGATTACTGGCAATCCCTCGCGGAAGCCGCCCGGCGCTGGAACTGGACAAAACCCCGCGTGCACGACGGGACGGATATCGTCATCCGCGAAGGCAGGCACCCCGTGGTGGAAGCGGTCCAGGGCAAGGCCAATTTTATCCCTAATGATTTGCGGATGGACGAAGCGCGCCGCCTCATCCTGATAACCGGCCCCAACATGGCGGGCAAATCCACGGTTCTGCGCCAGACGGCGCTCATGGTCATCCTGGCGCAGATGGGGTCTTTCGTGCCGGCGGCGGAAGCGGCCATCGGGCTAGCGGACCGCATTTTTTCACGCGTGGGGGCATCGGACAATCTTTCCCAGGGCCAGAGCACCTTTATGGTGGAGATGATGGAAACGGCCCGCATCCTCCGCCAGGCCGGTAAAAAAAGCCTTGTCATTCTGGATGAAATCGGTCGGGGAACCAGCACCTTTGACGGCATGGCCCTTGCCTGGGCCGTTGTGGAAGAACTGGTCAGACGCGGCAAGGGGGCGGTCCGCACCCTGTTCGCGACGCACTACCACGAGCTGACGGCTCTTGAAGGGCGGCTGCCCGGCGTGCACAACATGAATATCGCCATCCGCGAATGGGGCGGGGAAATCGTCTTTTTGCGCCGCCTCGTGCCGGGCCCGGCGGACAAAAGCTATGGGATCGAAGTCGCCCGCCTTGCCGGGGTGCCGCAGAGCGTTGTGCAGCGGGCGCGGCAAATTCTGGAAGCGCTGGAAAAAAACCGCGCCGCGGCAAGCGGCAGGGAGACGGCGAGGGCCATGGAACAACTCCTGCCGGGTTTTACCGCCCCGGAAATAAAAGAGCCGGAAACGCTGCTTCCCGAATCTTTCACTTCCCTTCCGCACCCCTTGCTTGTTACACTGCGCGATCTTGATCCCGCCCACATCACGCCGATGCGGGCCCTGGAACTCATCAACGAATGGAAACTGTTATGGGGATCCTCAGACCAATGA
- a CDS encoding putative Lipoprotein (Evidence 3 : Function proposed based on presence of conserved amino acid motif, structural feature or limited homology), with translation MGILRPMKQRALHRYSLFAGLLCVSVFAAFLLGGCGKSGMPSPKKTQDTFTITGHALTPMGDCVVARGTVSGAIQNVEFLTLEVAPIESYDDCPGCPFVPREYGEFTAYDAQLDEKTGQFMFSFCPASGAPMYRWRLVGKNAFRGLPFATTTPRVMVMPQQ, from the coding sequence ATGGGGATCCTCAGACCAATGAAACAACGCGCTCTTCACCGTTACAGCCTTTTCGCCGGTCTTCTCTGCGTCAGCGTGTTCGCCGCCTTTCTGCTCGGCGGGTGCGGCAAGTCCGGCATGCCCTCGCCGAAAAAAACGCAGGACACGTTCACCATCACCGGGCACGCGCTGACTCCCATGGGCGACTGCGTCGTCGCGCGGGGTACGGTCAGCGGCGCCATCCAGAACGTGGAATTCCTCACCCTTGAAGTCGCGCCCATCGAATCCTACGACGATTGCCCGGGCTGCCCCTTTGTGCCGCGCGAGTATGGCGAATTTACGGCCTACGACGCCCAGCTTGATGAAAAAACCGGGCAGTTCATGTTCTCTTTCTGCCCCGCATCCGGCGCCCCCATGTACCGCTGGCGCCTTGTCGGGAAGAACGCCTTCCGCGGGCTCCCGTTCGCGACGACCACACCGCGGGTCATGGTTATGCCGCAACAATAG
- a CDS encoding putative Transcription activator effector binding (Evidence 3 : Function proposed based on presence of conserved amino acid motif, structural feature or limited homology) encodes MVSVSIVTRPSLSLIGMRVRTSMADAQRDCGALWHTTFCPRMDELAALGNGDSYGVSWGVDYEAGIFDYWAAMPAPPDVSAPAGMARTELPEGLYAELAVPSLADLPASYAAIYEEWLPRQKEYAPNFQAPAYELYKNDYNITGSLMLYCPLKCNDLSRINKL; translated from the coding sequence ATGGTTTCAGTCAGCATCGTCACGCGCCCGTCCCTTTCTCTCATCGGTATGCGGGTAAGAACATCCATGGCCGACGCGCAACGGGATTGCGGGGCGTTATGGCATACCACCTTCTGTCCGCGCATGGACGAGCTTGCGGCTCTGGGGAACGGGGACAGTTACGGCGTTTCGTGGGGAGTTGATTACGAGGCCGGAATTTTCGACTATTGGGCCGCGATGCCCGCCCCTCCGGACGTTTCCGCGCCTGCCGGAATGGCCCGGACAGAGCTGCCGGAAGGGTTGTACGCCGAGCTCGCGGTTCCGTCCCTGGCCGATCTGCCCGCGTCATATGCGGCCATATACGAGGAGTGGCTTCCCCGCCAAAAGGAATATGCTCCAAATTTTCAGGCGCCTGCGTATGAATTATATAAAAATGATTATAATATAACTGGTTCACTTATGCTCTATTGCCCGCTTAAATGCAATGATCTCTCCAGGATAAATAAACTCTAG
- a CDS encoding Polynucleotide adenylyltransferase region, translating into MHVTPPEKPCPSIVITSHSNADYDALASMVAAGKLYPGAVLIAPSVQERQESHYFADSIAYLFNLQQAKDVDFSNVTTLVVVDTRQPSRIPQVAAVLGKPGLAVHVYDHHPDTPEDLKGEVTVVKQWGSTTTIITELLREKNISVSPDEATMLGLGIYEDTGSFTFSSTTPHDFTAAAWLRERHMDVDIIGELVSHDLTREQLDVLNILLESATSHDIKGITIVIAQASLDVFLGDFALLAHKMMDMENIKVLFATARMGDRVQVVARSRHPDVDVSRICSAFGGGGHSYAASASVKDKTLAEVKAEILALLMGSVNPHMTVGDHMTSPAKTVAADQTLTEAEDIMNRYGLKAVPVVKPQTLSCVGYLEQQTAARAVAHGLGKLPVSEYMHRNVLTVSPDSTLFPAMNIILTQRQRLVPVISNDQVIGVLTRTDVVRLLLEDHSLRIPEGDPLSAPAREKNIRQQLEERLPEEYVDLLRLAGRLGDELGCSVYAVGGFVRDLLMNRPNLDVDLSVEGDGISFAGALAKKLGGRVRPHQKFKTAVVAFTNGQGRQMRVDVATARLEYYEHPGALPTVELSSIKMDLFRRDFTINALAVQVNEDRFGVLVDPFGAQRDMKEKSLNILHSLSFIEDPTRILRAIRFETRFQFRLGAQTERLIKNALQLKMLEKISPSRLFNELNHIFDEKDAAACLERMEEFGILKIIHPLMELSPSKTALLHENQSVLAWYSRLYAGKEPERWVLFLYGLTRNGKYPVVNEVLERLGVTQRMKREFLRLRESIRQAQIQLPRWKKDDASMSGLYATLSRIPVEGILLLMALYHDDDLTKNLSYYLTRMHMEKPDITGEDLKTIGVPPSPLYTAILEEVLAAKLDGKAPSRDDQLRLAETIYMKTCEETVRQHAVDDLLDGRT; encoded by the coding sequence ATGCACGTCACTCCCCCTGAAAAGCCCTGCCCCAGTATCGTTATTACGTCCCACAGCAACGCCGACTACGACGCGCTCGCTTCCATGGTCGCCGCCGGAAAGCTTTACCCGGGCGCAGTTCTCATAGCTCCCTCCGTGCAGGAGCGGCAGGAGTCGCATTATTTCGCGGACAGCATCGCCTATCTTTTCAACTTGCAGCAGGCCAAGGACGTGGATTTTTCCAACGTGACCACGCTCGTTGTGGTCGATACGCGCCAGCCGTCCCGCATTCCCCAGGTTGCGGCCGTTCTGGGCAAGCCCGGCCTCGCCGTGCATGTGTACGACCATCATCCGGACACGCCGGAAGACCTGAAAGGGGAAGTCACTGTCGTCAAACAGTGGGGTTCCACCACGACCATAATAACGGAACTCCTGCGGGAAAAAAACATCTCCGTTTCCCCGGACGAGGCGACCATGCTGGGCCTGGGCATATACGAGGATACGGGCTCCTTCACCTTTTCCTCGACCACGCCGCACGACTTCACGGCTGCCGCCTGGCTGCGCGAACGGCATATGGACGTGGACATCATCGGCGAATTGGTCAGCCACGACCTTACCCGCGAACAGCTGGACGTGCTGAACATCCTGCTCGAATCCGCGACGTCCCATGACATCAAGGGCATTACAATCGTCATCGCCCAGGCCTCGCTGGATGTGTTCCTCGGCGATTTTGCCCTTCTCGCCCATAAAATGATGGATATGGAAAACATCAAGGTGCTGTTCGCCACCGCCAGAATGGGCGACCGCGTGCAGGTGGTGGCCCGGAGCCGCCACCCGGACGTGGACGTGAGCCGCATTTGCTCCGCCTTCGGCGGCGGCGGGCATTCCTACGCGGCGTCCGCTTCGGTAAAGGATAAAACCCTGGCCGAGGTCAAGGCGGAAATACTCGCCCTTTTGATGGGCTCGGTCAACCCGCACATGACCGTGGGCGACCACATGACGAGCCCCGCCAAAACCGTCGCGGCGGACCAGACCCTGACGGAAGCCGAGGACATCATGAACCGCTATGGATTAAAGGCGGTTCCGGTCGTCAAACCGCAAACGCTCTCCTGCGTGGGGTACCTTGAACAGCAGACGGCGGCGCGGGCCGTGGCCCACGGCCTGGGAAAACTGCCGGTTTCCGAGTATATGCACCGCAACGTTCTGACGGTGTCGCCGGACTCCACCCTGTTCCCGGCCATGAACATCATTCTGACGCAACGCCAGCGCCTGGTCCCGGTCATCAGCAACGACCAGGTGATCGGCGTCCTCACCCGGACGGACGTCGTGCGGCTGCTGCTTGAGGATCATTCCCTGCGTATTCCGGAGGGAGATCCCCTCTCCGCTCCGGCGCGTGAAAAAAATATCCGCCAGCAGCTCGAGGAAAGGCTCCCGGAAGAATACGTCGATCTGCTGCGCCTGGCGGGCAGACTCGGTGACGAGCTCGGCTGTTCCGTGTACGCTGTCGGCGGGTTCGTCCGCGATCTTTTGATGAACCGCCCCAACCTTGATGTGGACCTCAGCGTCGAAGGCGACGGCATCAGCTTTGCCGGGGCCCTTGCAAAAAAACTCGGGGGCAGGGTCAGGCCGCACCAGAAGTTCAAAACCGCCGTGGTCGCCTTTACCAACGGCCAGGGACGGCAGATGCGCGTGGATGTGGCAACGGCCCGGCTTGAGTATTACGAGCACCCCGGCGCGTTGCCCACGGTTGAACTTTCCTCCATCAAAATGGACCTTTTCCGGCGCGATTTTACCATCAACGCCCTGGCCGTGCAGGTCAACGAAGACCGGTTCGGCGTTCTGGTGGACCCCTTCGGCGCGCAACGCGACATGAAGGAAAAGAGCCTGAACATCCTGCACTCGCTCAGCTTTATCGAGGACCCGACCCGCATCCTCCGGGCTATCCGGTTCGAGACGCGGTTCCAGTTCCGCCTCGGCGCGCAGACGGAACGGTTGATAAAAAACGCCCTGCAGCTGAAGATGCTGGAAAAAATATCCCCGAGCCGCCTTTTCAACGAACTCAACCACATCTTTGACGAGAAGGACGCCGCCGCCTGCCTTGAGCGCATGGAAGAATTCGGCATTTTGAAAATCATCCACCCGCTGATGGAGCTTTCCCCTTCCAAAACGGCGTTGCTGCATGAAAACCAGTCCGTTCTGGCGTGGTATTCGCGGCTGTACGCCGGCAAGGAACCGGAGCGCTGGGTGCTGTTTCTATACGGCCTGACCCGGAACGGCAAATATCCCGTGGTCAACGAGGTTTTGGAACGCCTGGGCGTGACTCAGCGCATGAAGCGCGAATTTCTGCGCCTGCGCGAATCGATCCGCCAGGCCCAGATACAGCTCCCCCGCTGGAAAAAGGACGACGCCAGCATGAGCGGGCTGTACGCCACCCTTTCCCGCATACCGGTCGAAGGGATACTCTTGCTCATGGCCCTGTATCATGATGACGACCTGACCAAAAACCTGTCGTACTACCTCACGCGGATGCATATGGAAAAACCGGATATAACCGGTGAAGATCTCAAAACGATCGGCGTCCCGCCGAGCCCGCTCTATACGGCCATTCTGGAAGAGGTGCTGGCGGCGAAGCTGGACGGCAAGGCCCCCTCGCGCGACGACCAGTTGCGCCTGGCGGAAACCATCTATATGAAGACATGCGAGGAAACGGTCCGCCAACATGCCGTGGACGACCTGCTTGACGGAAGAACGTAG
- the secG gene encoding Preprotein translocase, SecG subunit: METIILTAHIVICVFLVILVLLQSGKEGMGVIFGGGSSSLFGGSGAGGILAKLTMCVAIGFVVTSLGYNIATTERKPMESVVPSVQLEDAVPAPTAPAGKPAGQ; encoded by the coding sequence TTGGAAACTATTATTTTGACCGCGCACATAGTAATCTGTGTCTTTCTTGTCATCCTGGTGCTGTTGCAGTCCGGGAAGGAAGGCATGGGCGTTATTTTCGGCGGCGGAAGTTCGTCGCTGTTCGGCGGTTCCGGAGCCGGGGGCATTCTGGCCAAACTGACCATGTGTGTGGCCATCGGCTTCGTGGTCACCTCTCTTGGCTACAATATCGCCACCACGGAACGCAAACCCATGGAATCGGTCGTGCCGAGCGTGCAGCTTGAAGATGCCGTTCCTGCTCCCACCGCGCCCGCAGGGAAACCCGCCGGGCAATAG